The Muntiacus reevesi chromosome 15, mMunRee1.1, whole genome shotgun sequence region TTATTTCAAATGCCAGCAActaggggagggggagggtggcagacatctgtccaaaggccaactcccCTCACCTGGCAACCAGTGGGCTAAGAGCTCTTATAGACAGAGTGTAGGGGGCGGGCTATATGCAGAAATAGCACAGTcatctctgacagtcatcttcaaaatGGTCATTGGTGGTCTGAacagcatcatcttggttgttttaggtacagttaatcacCAGTTCCAGGGTCTATTTTTACCCCATTTCTCTGAGGCCAGTTCTGAGAACTGTGACAGTTCATGTCCTGAGTACAGTTTGGTCAACATGTAGTTAATTTCTCCACCTGGAGTTTTAGTATCTATAGGACAGCTCATAGGacttggctcagaatattatctatagcccttgagaaagaactaaaggtccttgactgtgcttaatgactacattattattattaatctccTTTggatgttttcctttgttttcccatttctcacttctcttgattaaatttattctttgactaacGTTTTCCACAGACAGAAGGCAGTCAGAGGACATGGTATGAAGGGGCAAGGACCTGTTCTGATCACAAGTACACCGTCATCATGGACAGTGAGGGCACAGGATCGTGAACCCCACTTTTCAGCTCGCACCACCTCATGCTGGTCTCCCCGCCTTCTTCATTGCTTTGCTTGCCTCCTGGGGCCCTCATGAGAACATGGAAACATGAATGTCTGCTCCCAGCACTCTTACTGAACCTAGATGTCTGGTCAGGGCTATGAGGCAAAAAGcatagaaataaagaacaaacagatcagaaaggaataaataaaatggttcCTATTTCCGGATGACATAATTGTCTACACAGAAAATCCCAGGAaatgtatacataaaaatatttcaataacttATAAGTTCTAGGCTCTAGGATACAAGACAAACATAAAAAATCAATGATATCTTTATATATTAGCAATGAACATgtgaacaataaaattaaaagtacaaTACCTAAAAATTtacaatcattaaaaaaagaaaggaaaaggaagaaatgtttaGACGTGCATTTAACAAACACATCCAGGCTTTGTATGCTGTAAACTACACAACActggtgaaaaaaatcaaagaaggtctaaataaatgaagacacaATATGTCTCCATGGACTGGaaacctcaacatagtaaagatgtAATTGCCCCAAAATCTGATACAGAATAATGTTTAATCAGCTATCTCAGCATCCTATGGCCCAGGGAAGTTGACAACTGTGGTCAGAATAGCGTTACTGTAGggatagacagggaagcccggcatgatacagtccatggggttgcaaagagtcagactgaacaacaacaaaagaactaGAACAGACAACCCATAAACACGCCCACACCTGGACGGAAACTTGCCAAACTCGGTGTCACTGATCATCACCAATCGAAACAGTTTGGACTGGTTCCTAAAAGGGATGGGGTAACAGATTATTAATATGGGAAAGGTGAAATTGCTGCCTTAACCCAGACCAAAAACTAATCAGTAAGAAAAGGGCtgaaatatgaaaacacaaaattaaaaactagAGTATCTCTATGGCTTCAAGTTAGGAAGGCATTTCTTCCACAAGGGTCAACTCTaaagttaaatattaataaactcaATTAAAACGAAGAACTGTTCTGgggtctcttcttataagggtcTCTTCTTATAATCCCATTATGagagctccaccctcatgaccaagCGACCTCATTACTTCTCCCTCACCTCCAAATACTATCAGATTGGGGATTAGAGTGAATTTTGATGGCACATAAACATTGTCAGTGGAtcctccctgtggctcagatggttaagaatctgcctgcaatgaagaagacccaggtttgatccctgggtctgaaagagcctctggagaagggaatggcaatccactccagtattcttgcctggagaatcccatggacagaggagcctggtgggctacagttcatggggtcgcaaagagtcggacacgactgagtgactaacacttctactACTGAGCATTGTCAGTAAGGTCCTGGTTCCATCCCCTTGCTAAGCTGTGGTCTGTTCTGCTGCCACTGGGAGTGGGGGggtttgggggttggggggggaggtAGGTGCTGGGGGGGTAGGAGGGGAGGCTTGCTCCTTGCATGACCTTCTCCTGGCCAGCTGTGCAGGCAGCTGGACCAGAAGCAGCCCCAGCAGCAAGGACTCAGCACAGGTGGCAGCACGGGTAACACACAGCCTATTCCTTGCCAGGGAGCCCTTTGAGAAGGACAAAACTCCCACCTGCTTATCTGTGGTCCAGCCTCCAGGTCAGGGTATCACACAGACATGCTCACACGGGAGATTAGCCCCTTCTGGCACCTCTGCCATCGTCCTCATCGGAGCTACGGCATCTGCTCACTTTGGAATATTGTTGAAGGTAAGGAAAGATAGAGAGAGCCGTAAGCTATCAGTTGTGCAAGCTGCACACTGCAATTCCAGAAGGCATCATTCACAGCTGAGTCTCCGTTCTGCTATTAGCCACGTTGAAGCTCACATTTATTGAACACACTATGTCCCAGATACATGGTCTCACTAAATTCTcggcttctgttttctttctttaacagaCGATGAAACCCAGGCTCAGAGAGCCACTCCCTTGCCCAAACGGCAAAAGCAGAGCTAGGATTTAAACCTCCTACTGCCCAGCTTCAGGGTCCCCAGAAGACCGGCCTGTGAGCACAGGGTTGGCACAAAAATCTGTTAACCCTGACCCTGGCGGGCCAGACCCATGAAAGCCCTACTGGCCGCCCCTGGGGCCTGGGCGCCACAGCACGGGGCAGGGCGCCCACGGCGCTGGACTCGGATTCAGGACAGGCGACCTCGGGCCTCAGCAGATCTCTGCACCCACTACTCCTCACCCCTCCCCGCAGGGAAGCGAGTGGGAGCGCGCCAGGGGTTCCGCCGAGCCCCGCCCtcgggggcggggctgggagcgGTCACGGGGAGGGGCGTCCAGTTCCCCCGCCCAGTccgagccccgccccgcccccaggctcCAGGACCCCCACCCGCCCTCCGCCCGCCGAGAGCGCAGAGCCGGAGCAGGTCGCCGCGCGGGCTCGGTACCGGCCGCCACCCCCAGCTGCCGAGGGTGCCGCGCGGTTTCAGGAACCCCTGCTCGCTGCGTGGCCTTCTCCGGCCAGCTGTGCGGGCGGCTGGACAGCGGCGGCAGCGACAGCGAGGACTCGAGCGCGGGCGGCAGCCGCGACACCATGGATCTGTCTTTTATGGCCGCCCAGGTAAGGGGGCGCCTTCCACGCGCGCCTCGGGCCGCCAAGTTTGAGCAGGTTCGGGGCCACGGTCTCGCCCTCCCCTCCGGGGCTGGGCGCGCCGGGAGGGGTAAGGCCAGGAGGTGGCGCCCGCCGGCGATCCGAGTCCCGGTCCTTTGTCCGGAGCTGGCATCGCCACCTGGTGCGCGCGTCTGGGGCGGCGAGCGCGGCTCCCGGGGGTGGGGCCGGTCTGAGCTCCCCGGGTCGACCTGAGCTCGGGGTCTGGGGAGTGGTCCCCTCCCGGCCCATCCCCCACCTGCGGGGTCCCCCTTCCGTTGCCCCAGAGCCCGTCAAGGCGAGGCAGCCCCAGATCCGTGCGAGCCCGGGTTGGGCAGGCAACCTGGCTTTTCCCCATTCTGTTTCTTTCCGAGGCGCCGGCTAATCTGCCACTTGCTCTGTCTGCCGGCGCCTCCCACCTCACTTTTCTCGCCTTTGATGGAGACCGCAGACCCGAGGAAGGCGGCGAGACCCGCTGTGTGACCCGCCAGGCGCCGGAGCTCAGAGCGCAGCAGCGGCTCTGTCCTTGTTTTGCTTCGTGCTGAGTCTGTAGCGATTGTTCTTCCCTCGGCACGGAACAGGTTCCCAGTGGCAGACAAAACAGATGACCTCTCATCGCTTGGTTTTGCTCCAGGAGAATTCCCCGGAGCCCTGGTCGTGGAGTGATCTTGTCGTTTGGTGTCCTAACTCTGGATCCAGAACAAAGGCAAACGCCTGCTTTCCAGAGCTGTCTCTGGCCTTTCAGCGATGCAGTCTGGCTCTCGGGAAGGTTCACCGCTTTTGGGTTGGGGGAGTAAGTCCCCACGAGTTCAGACCTTGCACCTCCTGCCAGGATGGTTACGTTGAGAGTCCAGTGGCAGGAAGGACCCCCAGATCCCCTCTGTCCCCTGGGTGTGTGGCAGGAGCCCCGCGGACTGCTGTGTACTCTTCCAGGGAATGGCGTTTCAGAGGATACCTCTCTATCCCCCCAAACTTGGCCCTGGTGGAGGCCTCTTTAAAAAGTAACCGCACAGTCTAGGCCATGGGGACAGTGAGTCCCCAGTGCAGGCGAGAATGGGTGCAGAATTCCCCAAGTTGGCTTAAGGGAACCCAGATTCCAGCTCTTGGCAGCCTCTTTATAGGTTTTCCATAATGCTAATTGCTTTCATGAGCCATGCTGGTCTTTTTTTGCCTAATTTTCTATCTCTTATTTCTAAACGCATGTTTAGAAATACTGTCTCATGGACATCATTTTAGGCAGTGGTGATGGTAGCTCTGTGGTGACTGAGGAGACGTCACCAAGTTTATTTCTACAGAGGAGAGGGGCTCACACAATGTCTTCCCCTGCCTTCCCCCTCTGGTGGTTTGCTAAGTGGTGTTCGACTctcgcgacctcatggactgtagcctgccaggctcctctgtccatgggattttccaggcaagaatactggagtgggtcgccatttcctcctctaggggatcttcccgaccccgggatcaaacctgggattgaacacaagtctcctacactgcaggcagattctttacccactgatccCCTCTAGAGCCCACCAAACAGCTGACGTTGCCATGGTTACAGGATAAATTGATTACCGCTAACCCTAGGACTGGCtgaagcttcaggagttgctatGGTAACTTGACAAAATAAACTAGGGCTTTTCAACACCCATAGGCAGAGACTGCTCAGAGGTTGagctctgttttttcttttttgtttacaaTTCATGTTTAATGTGGTCAGTTTATTTCTGTGGACAGATGTTTGGGCATTGATTACATGCTCAGTCCTGGGCTAGCTGCAAGGACAGAAACATGAAGTGCCATCAAATGTGGAAAGACATTTACTGAgacctgctctgtgccagacatGGACACTTGCATACTTGATTATAGTAATTCTAACACGTCTGACAAGTCTGTGACGTtggtattattatccccattttacagatcaggataCCACACTTAAGTGAAATGAagcaatttcatttaaaaaaacatttaaaaaacagtttcATTGGGTTAGCAGTAACCCAGGACACATTATTAGCAAGGAGGAACATGGGTTTCAAACCTGGCTCTGAGGATTTGCAAAGCTGCTAGGTTTTCCACCTTATTGCTTCCCCCTGAGAAAGACACAAAATAAGGGACCAGGTGGACATATTTAAAGATGGCTCATCTCTTCTCCAAGcatcccaggtagctcagtggtaaagaactcacctgccaatgcaggaagcataagagacacaggctcgatccctgggtcgggaagatcccctcgagaagggcatggccacctgcttcagtattcttgcctggaaaaccccatggacagaggaagcctggcaagctatagtccatggggtctcaaaagagttggacattacttagcgactaaacaacaactgcagCACTTATGCTTGGCCACAGTGCGAGCTTAGCACAAACTATGGGTGTGCAGTGACCAGCAGGTGTGTGTGACCAAGCTGCTGTCCCCACACAGCGGCAGGGGGCAGTTGGACAGAGACACGTGAATGCTTCCATCCACTTGTTCGGCTAATGCTGAGTGCCGGCCTTATGCCAAGCTCTGTGTCCGGCACTGGGACAGGGATGCTGGGGGACAGTTGGATAGGATGTACATTTTGTTTCTGGACccttggagaagagtggagatgACAGACCAGGTCATTCCTAGAAAGGGTGACCAAAATGCCTGGCATATATAGTAGACCCTCCATAAGCATCTGTGATAAAACAAGATGTGTGTACTGGAAAAGACAATCAGAGGAAAAGACAGTGAATTTGAGGTATCACATGCCCCTGCCCGAACACCTGCTCATCAGTTCTTGAGGATGGAGGTTCTGGTGGATGAGAACTAGAGGCAGATTCCCCCTGATGGACCTGGGAAGAAAGGTATTTTAAACAGAGAGGcacggaacttccctggtggtccagtggttagaagctggcactttcactgccatgggccagggttcaatccctggtcagggagctaagatcctgaaagccttgcggtgtgaccaaaaaaaaaagcagagaggcATGGAGGTAGGAAAGCCGGAATGTATTCACAGAATCCTCCAGGAAGCTGGAGGGTAGGGGACACTGTAGAATTGGGAGAGAGAGGCCAGGACCTGGTGGTAGAAGGTACTCACTGCCTGGGATGAGAAGTTCACAATGAAGCAGGAGACAGTGGGACTCACTGTAGGTGACTGAGCGCGAACGGTTTCTAACTGAAGCAGCGCCGTGGGAAGACCTCAGCCTCAGCAGAGCCCAGAAGCTGGAGGATGCATGGAGTAGAAACTGCACACCTGTTTGATTCACTGATGGAGCAAAAGAAACCACATCCTTGTGACTCCAAACCCCAAGTCTCTGTCCCTTCACCAAGTTGTGAAGTATGACTTCTCTCTGTGGCTTAAAAAATATCTGGAGAATACATGCCATTTTAGATAGACACTCCTCTCAAAAGTTAAGCATCAAAAAGACACTGTTCTTGGGTGTACAAGAGTGGACATCAGTTATCCAGCAGATCCTCTTATGCGGATGCACCCTCCCTGGTGCATGTACACGGGGCTGTGGGTCTGGGTTTAGAACATGCTGTGGGTGCTGAAGATGTAAAGACTCAGCTCACTCCTGAGCCTTGGAGGCACTCTGCTGTCCTTTTCCCCAACCCTGAAAACACCTCAGCCCCTCTCTACACAGTCCCTGGGTCCCTGGAGATTCTAGAAGGTTGAACAGTGAACAGGTGTATATGTTTTTCTATGGCCAGAGATGGCCAGAAGAGCAAGGCTCCCCAGACCCCTGGGAGCCGGGAGGAGGGGAGAAGCACAGATCTTGAGGACCTATCCTCAAAGCCCTGTGTTGTCATTGGGGTAGCCTGTCTCCAAAAATGGCCCCAACCATTCCTTCCCTACTTCCTGAAGGTGCCTGCTGGCTCCCCATTAGGAGGTGGGAGATCTGATTCCCCTCCCCTTGATCTGAGCCTGGCTTAGTGACTTTTCTGACCAAGACAAGTAGTGTGAGTGACATTCTGAGATTAGCTTGTAAGAAACCTGCAGCTTCTACCTGGGACTCTTGGAGCGCTTGCTTGGGGGTAAGTCCATGAGCTTCCATTGTGCATGAAATGTGGAGATCCTGAGACAGCCAGACTGAGGAAAGGGAAGGAACATTTAAgggacctactgtgtgctgggccaACACATGGAATGAACTCGAGGTACAAGGAGCCCTGTTCACATGTTTCTAGGTTGTGAACCCCTATAGAAAAAACAGGCCTAGAACACaagatggggaaggaaatggcaacccactccagaattcttgcctgagaatcccatggacagaggagcctggtgggctgcagtccgtggggtcacaaagagtcggatacgactgagtgactgactttcacttcactttcagggcAGAAGAGCTCGctcttatttttgtcttctcttgTCCCTACAGTGATGAGTCTAAACCCAGGAGTTCCCAAATGTTGCCACCATTTGAATCACCTGGAAACTTTCAAGAGTCCGGCTGCCCAGGTCCCACCCTAGACACTCCCTTCTGAGTCTGGAGCTGGGAGCCagcatcaatattttattttcatcccCTAGGTGATCCCAGTGTGCGATCAAGGTTGAGGCCTGGACCTGAAACCCACACTGTAGGGCTGTTCCCCTCCCACTTCTCTGGATGGAGCAAGTCTTTGGCTCTCTGGTCCCTGTTAGGTCATATAAAGCCATGTTGTCCCTGGAAATCACTCCAATATCAATTCAGCAAATTCAAATGTTGAGGCCCAGAATAATGGGAACTTGTTCCAAAATAGAGATCCTTATTTGGGTttggcagatgcaaactattgtgCAGAGGATGGGTTAACAATGAGGTCCTACTGTTATAGCCCTGGGAAGTATGTTCAATACGCTGTTACAaaccttaatggaaaagaatatgaaaaaggatatctgtctgtctgtctgtctatctatctatatgccaatcattctgctatacagcagaaactaatacagtattgtaaataaaatttaaaagaagaaaaaagaaaatcgaGGTTCTCCCTTCTTCCAGATCACACCTGCCGCAAGTGGGAAACTTGGAGCCAGAATGGGTCCTGTTTTTATTCTCAGGGCACAGACAGGGAGGAAATGGAGAGATGGAATGGTTCGGCTgacaggcagaggagccaggaggggagCCTCATCTGCTGACCACAGGCCTGTCCTTGCTGTCCCAGAGCAGCCCAGATGCTGGGGGACAAGGGGGAACCAGGACCCTCCATGGATCAGCTTCAGGGAATCATCAAGCCTCCAAGGGACATGAAGTATCATGATCATGTACATTTTGAAACAAGTTCCTAAAtctgggctgctgtaacaaatgaccacaatccgggtgacttaaaacaacagaaatgtaaattctcccagttctggaggcttcaagtccaaagtcaaggtgtcgacggggctgtgttcccttcgaAGGCTCCGGGGATGACAATCCCAAGCCTGTCTCTTAGCTTCGTGGTGTGGTCTGCAATCACTGTGTCCATGGCTGGCAGCCACACTCTGGTCTCTACCTCCGTGGTCACCTGGCCCTCTCCGCATGCCCCTgcatctcttctcttcctcttctcagcACAGCAGTCATATTGGACTAGGGCCCACCCTTCTAATGTCACCTTCACTTGGTAGCATCTGCATAGatcttattttcagttcagtagctcagtcagacactgactctttgtgaccccacggactgcagcacaccaggcctacctgtccatcaccagctcccggagtttacccaaactcatgtccattgagtcagtgatgccatccaaccatctcatcctctgtcgtccccttctcctcctgcccccaatccgtcccagcatcagggtcttttccaatgagtcagctgttcgcagcaggtggcccaagtattggaatttcagcttcagtatcagtccttccaatgaacacccaggactgatctcctttaggatagactggttggatctccttgcagttcaagggactctcaagagtcttctccaacaccacagttcaaaagcatcaattcttcggtgctcagctttctttatagtccacctctcacatccatacatgaccactggaaaaaccacacccttgactagatggacctttgtggacaaagtaacgtctctgctttttaatatgctgtctaggtttcaaGTAAGTTCAAATTCACAGGTCCTGGGAGTTAGGACTTCACTATATCTTTGAGGGAGGCATAATTTAACCTATaatagcatattttttaaaaatttatttattttattattttttggttgcactgggtctttattgctgcatgggctttctctagttgcgatgagcAGGGCTACTCTCCCTTGTGGTgcccgggcttctcattgtggtggctcctcttgttgagAAGGCTCTAGGCGCATGGGCCTCAGTGGTTGTGGCCTGCAGACtctggagcatgggctcagtagttgtggcccgtggTCTGAGTTGCTccccggcatgtgggatcttcccggaccagggatcaagtccatgtcccctgcattgacagaagGATTTGTAtcctctgtgccaccagggaagccctaaaataggGTCTTAAGATCCCTAAAGAGTGAGATCTTGGTTCCTGTGTTAGTGGCCACTGGTCTTTGAGAGACAGTGGACAGAtcacttctctaagcctcagttttctcccctGTGAAATGGGTGCAAAATGGCCTTCCTTGTGGAACTGTTCACCTAGTCATTCAGCAAACATCTCCCGAGTGCCAGGTCCTCCCTCTCTGGAGCGCCGAGGGGCAGAGGGCCACAGGCCCTGCCGTATGATAATGTGACCGGCTGGAGTAAATGCAGTTGCCCTGTACCCCAGAAGAGGCACCTCCCCCAGCTTAGGGGTTCAGGGAGGCTTCCGGAGGTCCGAATTGAGCTGAGTTTGAAGGAGGTATAGCGGGTTATATAGACAAAGGAGTGAAGACCCTCCAGGCTGGGGCAATGACATGACATGGATGGGACTTGAATGGTGTCTCTTGTTGGGCATGACGGGTGCGAGCAGTTATTTGTTTGAGCCGAGCGGCAGGTCGGGGGGTAGTGGAGATGAAgccgggggcagggagggggcactGGGGCCAGGTAGGTGGACTCATGGAGTGGAGCACGATGGGGAGGGGACTGCGGTGGCCCGGGGCGCGGGGGCCTGGCCTGGAGGGCACTCGGGCAGCGGCCCTGAGCTCCAGGAGCGAGCACATGCCGGGCAGACACAGGCGGGGGCTGCAGGCGCTTGTGGGTGTTTTAAGGAAACCGAACACTCCGATGCTTCCAAGCAGTCTGGATTTTCCAATGTTGACAGCTAAtgagaatctttatttttttttaattggaatacaaTTGCTCTAGcacgctgtgttagtttctgctatacaatgaagtgagtCGGCTacgtgtgtacatatatcccctcctcacctcccctcGCCGCCCTgcgggtcatcacagagcaccgagctgaatTCCCTGCGCTGTACACAACAGCACCGGGGACTGGCTTCGTGGAAGACCGTGTGTCCATGGATGGGGTGGCGTGGGGGCTGCTGCCGGCGGTGGGGAGCAGCGGATGAAGGTGTGAAGGTTCGCTCGCTCACCCGCCGTTCACCTCCTGCCGTACAGCCCGGGTCCTAACAGGCTGCAGACTGGCACTGCTAGCTGGGCAGCAGGTTCCCACtcgctgtctgttttacacatggtagtgtgtttACATCAGGCCTAATCCCCCGGCTCAACCGAGCAACCACGAAGTGAGCTGCTTTAATTACTTATTgctttccccggtggctcagctggtgaagaatccgcctgcaatgtgggagccctgggttcgatccctgtggtgggaagatcccccgaagaagggaaaggccacccactccagtattctggcctggagaattctgtggactctATAGTCAGTGGGTCCGACTCAGTCAACGAGTccgacccgactgagcgactttcacttcagtaTCGTTTCATCTAGTTAGTGGCTTAAAGCAGTCATTTCTTTCGTGGGACCAGAATTCAGGAAGAAGTGGGCTGGGCAGTTTGTGTCAGCTGGGGCCGCGGGGCTGAAGTCTAGACGTGCATCACAGCTTCCCTTGTGTGTCTAACACCTTTGTGCAGCCTGACCCTTCTCTCTGCTTGGACTTTCATCCTGCAAATGTTTCTTTAGGCAAGTGGGGCTCCCCCCCTCCCCACATGATGGTCTCGGGGTCATTGCCTGGTGCTGCCTTCCCTCTCCAATCAGCATTCCCAGGGGGACCCTGTGAAGTTTCTTATGATCCAGATTGGGAAGTCCCAGAATGTCACAAACTGCACATTCATTTGGTCAAGAAAATCCCGAGCGCAGCCCAGATTGAAGGACAGGAGAATCAGAGTCCACCTCTCATGCGGGACGCAGCACGCGCacctggggagggaaggatggatgGCAGACATCTTTGGAGGCAGGCTACACCTGGACCAAACAGAATAGGTCTGTGGACTGGATTTCTCCTGGGGCTGCCAGTACAATAAGGATCTCTAGCCTAGACAGGTGTGCGTAGAGCTTGGCAACACCTTGTACATTTCCAAGCCCAGGAGAGAAGTAGATTATTACTGAGGAGCTAGACCAAAACTTAACCAG contains the following coding sequences:
- the C15H14orf132 gene encoding uncharacterized protein C14orf132 homolog is translated as MGKGKQGSEWERARGSAEPRPRGRGWERSRGGASSSPAQSEPRPAPRLQDPHPPSARRERRAGAGRRAGSVPAATPSCRGCRAVSGTPARCVAFSGQLCGRLDSGGSDSEDSSAGGSRDTMDLSFMAAQLPMMGGAFMDSPNEDFSTEYSLFNSSPNVHAASNGQGQPEEPPRSSNDAVLLWIAIIATLGNIVVVGVVYAFTF